One window of Mediterraneibacter gnavus ATCC 29149 genomic DNA carries:
- a CDS encoding gluconate 5-dehydrogenase, translated as MVNFSLEGKIALVTGASYGIGFGIASAYAEAGATICFNDITQEKVDLGLAAYKEAGIEAHGYVCDVTDEAQVKAMVAKINEEVGIIDILVNNAGIIMRKPMLEMEADEFRKVIDVDLNAPFIVSKAVIPGMKEKGHGKIINICSMMSELGRETVSAYAAAKGGLKMLTKNICSEYGEYNIQCNGIGPGYIATPQTAPLREIQADGSRHPFDQFIISKTPAARWGTPEDLQGPAVFLASDASDFVNGHILYVDGGILAYIGKQP; from the coding sequence ATGGTAAATTTTTCACTGGAAGGTAAAATTGCACTGGTCACAGGTGCATCTTACGGAATCGGATTTGGAATCGCTTCTGCATACGCAGAGGCAGGAGCAACAATCTGCTTTAACGATATTACACAGGAAAAAGTAGATTTAGGACTTGCTGCATACAAAGAGGCCGGAATCGAAGCTCACGGATATGTATGTGACGTAACAGATGAAGCACAGGTAAAAGCAATGGTTGCAAAGATCAACGAAGAAGTTGGAATCATTGACATCCTTGTAAACAATGCCGGAATCATCATGAGAAAACCAATGCTGGAAATGGAAGCTGATGAGTTCAGAAAAGTCATCGATGTAGACTTGAATGCACCGTTCATCGTTTCTAAAGCAGTGATTCCGGGAATGAAAGAAAAAGGACACGGAAAGATCATCAACATCTGCTCTATGATGAGTGAACTTGGACGTGAGACTGTATCTGCATATGCAGCTGCAAAAGGTGGACTGAAAATGCTCACAAAGAACATTTGTTCAGAATACGGTGAGTACAACATCCAGTGTAATGGTATCGGACCTGGATACATTGCAACACCACAGACAGCACCACTGCGTGAAATTCAGGCAGACGGAAGCAGACATCCATTCGATCAGTTTATCATTTCCAAAACACCTGCTGCAAGATGGGGAACACCGGAAGATCTTCAGGGACCAGCAGTATTCCTTGCATCCGATGCATCTGATTTTGTAAATGGACACATTCTGTACGTAGATGGTGGAATCCTGGCATACATTGGAAAACAGCCATAA
- a CDS encoding 5-methyltetrahydropteroyltriglutamate--homocysteine S-methyltransferase — MGNFNAPFRFDYVGSFLRPVHLKQARADFEAGQITKAELESIENEAITNLIKKQKAAGYPVITDGEFRRSYWHLDFMWGLEGIKHIELDHGYFFHGEETTHGSVHVTGKISGKQHPFVEHFKFVKQFEDEHTIARQTIPAPAQLLAELFREDNGTQTLAVYPDLEELIQDIAQAYRTVIRDLYDAGCRNIQFDDCTWGMFCDKNYWEARQEDSVSLEEEAEKYLRLNNLALENAPEDLVITTHVCRGNYHSTWASSGGYEPIAPFLFANENVSAYYLEFDDERSGGFEPLRFVSDDKKVVLGLVTSKSPILEEKEVIKKRIAKAAKYIPLDRLYLSPQCGFASCEIGNKLTEEEQWAKLALVKEIAKEVWG; from the coding sequence ATGGGAAATTTTAACGCACCGTTTCGTTTTGATTATGTTGGAAGTTTTTTAAGACCTGTACACTTAAAACAGGCAAGAGCTGATTTTGAAGCCGGACAGATCACAAAAGCTGAGCTAGAATCCATTGAAAATGAAGCAATTACAAATCTGATCAAAAAGCAGAAAGCTGCCGGATACCCTGTCATCACAGACGGAGAATTCCGCAGAAGCTACTGGCATCTGGATTTTATGTGGGGACTTGAGGGAATCAAACACATTGAACTGGATCACGGCTATTTTTTCCATGGGGAAGAAACCACTCACGGCTCTGTCCACGTGACAGGAAAAATCAGCGGAAAACAGCATCCTTTTGTGGAACATTTCAAATTTGTCAAACAGTTTGAAGATGAGCATACCATTGCAAGACAGACCATTCCCGCACCTGCCCAGCTTCTTGCAGAACTCTTCCGGGAAGACAATGGAACACAGACTCTGGCCGTATATCCAGATCTGGAAGAACTGATTCAGGACATTGCACAGGCATACCGGACTGTCATCCGGGATCTCTACGATGCAGGATGCAGAAATATCCAGTTTGATGACTGTACATGGGGAATGTTCTGCGACAAAAATTACTGGGAGGCAAGACAAGAAGATTCCGTCAGTCTGGAAGAAGAAGCTGAAAAATATCTGCGGCTGAATAACCTCGCTCTGGAAAATGCACCTGAAGATCTTGTGATCACAACCCACGTATGCCGCGGAAATTATCATTCCACCTGGGCATCCTCCGGCGGATATGAACCGATCGCGCCGTTTCTTTTTGCCAATGAAAATGTATCTGCCTATTATCTGGAATTTGATGATGAACGCTCCGGAGGATTTGAACCACTCCGCTTTGTTTCCGATGATAAAAAAGTCGTACTTGGTCTTGTGACCAGCAAGTCACCGATTTTAGAAGAAAAAGAAGTGATAAAGAAAAGAATTGCAAAAGCTGCAAAATACATTCCTCTGGACCGGCTTTACTTAAGTCCGCAGTGTGGATTCGCATCCTGTGAGATTGGCAATAAACTGACGGAAGAAGAACAGTGGGCGAAGCTTGCACTGGTGAAAGAAATTGCCAAAGAAGTGTGGGGGTAA
- a CDS encoding AraC family transcriptional regulator: MKECISCKESMRQCMDTHTFAFAHLYNDEKAMDMHIHDCYEIYYSISGGKQFLIDNYFYDISDGDIFLINQFESHYLTQIDQQKHERIILSIDPEYLKQISTEKTDLNHCFQFRGTDMPHQLHLSAEEQTRFIYFIHKLRSNSGFGEDVLDRATFLELMVFLNNAFDKRCRSSAEEEPKTPGYHAQVDEILSYINTHISENLTLEELSAHFFLSSSYLCRIFKATTGTTINKYITAKRITISKSLLSQGYSVNEACEACGFNDYSNYLKAFTKAVGISPKKYAQFNS, from the coding sequence ATGAAAGAATGTATATCCTGCAAAGAATCCATGCGGCAGTGCATGGATACACACACATTTGCTTTTGCGCACTTATATAATGATGAGAAAGCGATGGATATGCATATCCATGACTGCTATGAAATCTACTACTCGATTTCCGGCGGAAAACAGTTTCTGATCGATAACTATTTTTATGATATCAGTGATGGAGACATTTTTCTGATCAACCAGTTTGAGAGCCATTATCTGACACAGATTGATCAGCAGAAACATGAACGGATCATTCTGTCCATTGATCCGGAGTATTTAAAACAAATTTCTACAGAGAAGACGGATCTGAATCACTGTTTTCAGTTCCGCGGGACCGATATGCCGCATCAGCTCCATCTCTCCGCAGAAGAACAGACCCGGTTTATCTATTTTATTCATAAACTGCGCTCCAATTCCGGATTCGGAGAAGACGTCCTGGATCGTGCCACATTTCTGGAACTGATGGTATTTCTCAACAATGCATTTGATAAACGGTGCCGCTCTTCCGCAGAAGAGGAACCAAAAACCCCCGGCTATCATGCCCAGGTAGATGAGATCCTTTCTTATATCAATACCCACATCAGTGAAAATCTGACACTGGAAGAACTCTCTGCCCATTTCTTTTTGAGCAGCTCCTACCTGTGCCGCATTTTCAAAGCCACTACCGGGACGACCATCAACAAATACATTACCGCAAAGCGCATTACGATCTCCAAGTCTCTGCTCAGTCAGGGGTACTCCGTCAATGAAGCCTGTGAAGCGTGCGGGTTTAACGATTACAGCAACTACCTGAAGGCTTTTACCAAGGCCGTGGGGATTTCTCCGAAAAAATATGCACAGTTTAATTCATAA
- a CDS encoding Uma2 family endonuclease yields MYTLEDIYNLPDGQRAELIDGAIYFMAPLNRRHQEILFSLSRKIADYKSPPMVARLLTGLFLFCGG; encoded by the coding sequence ATGTATACATTAGAAGATATCTATAATTTACCTGACGGACAACGAGCCGAACTGATTGATGGAGCAATTTATTTCATGGCACCTCTAAATCGAAGACATCAGGAAATTCTATTTTCACTTTCTCGTAAAATTGCAGATTACAAATCACCACCAATGGTGGCAAGGCTCTTGACAGGGCTTTTTCTTTTCTGTGGTGGGTAA
- the kduI gene encoding 5-dehydro-4-deoxy-D-glucuronate isomerase — MEVRTAASPRDVKHYTTDRLREEFLIQDLFQADKINLVYSHIDRIITGAAVPVNEKLVLTAGDELRAEYFLQRRELGIINIGGDGIITIDGRVYEVNARDGMYVGRGAKDISFESKDASCPAKFYMNSAPAHVSYPTVHIKLEGEAEEGVVIVKDENKVELGTLEDSNHRIINKYIVTGQVESCQLAMGLTKLLPGSVWNTMPSHTHDRRMEVYLYFDMDDDSFVMHYMGEPQETRHIIMHNEEAVISPSWSIHSGCGSKAYTFIWGMCGENQDYGDMDTIANKDLR, encoded by the coding sequence ATGGAAGTAAGAACAGCAGCATCACCAAGAGATGTGAAACACTACACAACAGACAGATTAAGAGAGGAATTTCTGATCCAGGATTTATTCCAGGCAGACAAGATCAATCTGGTATACAGCCACATTGACCGTATTATTACAGGAGCAGCAGTTCCGGTCAATGAAAAACTGGTTCTGACAGCAGGGGATGAGCTTCGTGCAGAGTACTTCCTTCAGAGAAGAGAACTTGGAATCATCAATATCGGTGGAGATGGAATCATCACAATCGATGGACGTGTTTATGAAGTAAATGCAAGAGACGGAATGTATGTTGGAAGAGGAGCAAAAGATATTTCATTTGAAAGCAAAGATGCTTCCTGCCCGGCAAAATTCTATATGAACAGTGCACCGGCACACGTATCTTACCCGACAGTACATATCAAACTTGAGGGAGAAGCTGAAGAAGGCGTTGTGATCGTAAAAGATGAGAACAAAGTAGAACTTGGAACACTGGAAGATTCCAACCACAGAATCATCAATAAATATATCGTAACAGGACAGGTAGAAAGCTGTCAGCTGGCGATGGGACTGACAAAACTTCTTCCGGGAAGCGTATGGAATACAATGCCATCTCATACACATGACAGACGTATGGAAGTATATCTGTACTTTGATATGGATGATGATTCATTCGTAATGCACTACATGGGAGAACCACAGGAGACAAGACATATCATCATGCACAATGAAGAAGCAGTGATATCTCCAAGCTGGTCTATCCACTCCGGATGTGGATCCAAAGCGTATACATTCATTTGGGGAATGTGCGGAGAAAACCAGGATTACGGCGATATGGACACAATTGCAAACAAAGATCTCAGATAA
- the pduB gene encoding microcompartment protein PduB produces the protein MLDINEIQKISMDCSMTEFVGTTVLDTIGLIIPGVNDALLQQMQIDKPYKSLGLLSSRTGAAGQINAADEAVKSTNTEIISIELPRDTKGWGGHGNFIIIGGYSVSDVRRAVEIALEYTEKYAGELYISEAGHLEFTYSASASQALNMAFDAPIGKPFGFFCGSPAAIGLVMADLALKSSPVEIIKYMTPNRGTSHSNEIIAAVTGDASAVKNAVLTAREVGLQLLISMGSYPEVPGTPYL, from the coding sequence ATGTTAGATATCAACGAAATTCAAAAAATATCCATGGACTGTTCCATGACAGAATTTGTCGGGACAACCGTTCTGGATACCATCGGACTTATCATTCCGGGCGTCAATGACGCACTGCTTCAGCAGATGCAGATTGACAAGCCTTACAAAAGTCTGGGGCTGTTAAGCTCCCGTACCGGTGCAGCCGGACAGATCAATGCAGCTGACGAAGCCGTAAAATCTACCAACACCGAGATCATTTCCATCGAACTTCCGAGGGATACCAAAGGATGGGGCGGTCACGGAAACTTTATCATCATCGGCGGCTACAGTGTATCCGATGTGCGCCGTGCCGTAGAGATTGCTCTGGAATATACGGAAAAGTACGCCGGTGAGCTTTATATCAGTGAAGCAGGACATCTGGAATTCACCTATTCTGCCAGCGCTTCTCAGGCGTTGAACATGGCATTTGACGCCCCGATTGGAAAACCGTTTGGATTCTTCTGCGGTTCCCCTGCTGCAATCGGTCTTGTCATGGCAGACCTTGCGCTGAAATCTTCCCCGGTAGAGATCATCAAATACATGACCCCAAACCGCGGAACCAGTCATTCCAATGAGATCATCGCTGCCGTAACCGGAGATGCCAGTGCCGTAAAAAATGCAGTCCTTACCGCAAGAGAAGTGGGACTTCAGCTTCTGATCTCTATGGGAAGCTACCCGGAAGTTCCCGGAACCCCTTATTTATAA
- a CDS encoding sugar phosphate isomerase/epimerase family protein, with protein sequence MLVAARTHDYGKQPVDHLAKLLKSEGIEAAQLVLPKAFSEINSYEEVTPQLVEQIRKNFEEENIKIQILGCYMDLGNPDDEVRKNAVDTFKKCLKFNQILGASIVGTETAYPRLSLEEKKIWHPYMMDSVARLVEEAERLDVDMALEPVYWHPLEDLETTVEVFEKMNSNRLKMIFDPANVLEFPEIDQNAYWKEWLGALGHKIEAIHMKDFVEGPNKEYCPVCLGEGVIRYGEIVKWMKQHKPDIVVVREELDPKTAQKDIAYMRRLWMESV encoded by the coding sequence ATGTTAGTAGCAGCGAGAACACACGACTATGGAAAACAGCCGGTGGATCACCTGGCAAAACTGTTGAAATCCGAAGGCATTGAGGCAGCACAGCTTGTGCTGCCAAAAGCATTTTCGGAGATCAATTCTTATGAGGAAGTAACGCCGCAGCTGGTGGAACAGATTCGTAAAAATTTTGAAGAAGAAAACATCAAAATCCAGATTTTGGGATGTTATATGGATCTTGGAAATCCAGACGATGAAGTGCGGAAAAATGCCGTAGATACATTTAAAAAATGTCTGAAATTCAATCAGATCCTGGGAGCGTCCATTGTTGGAACAGAAACTGCGTATCCGCGTCTGAGCCTGGAGGAAAAGAAGATCTGGCATCCTTATATGATGGACAGTGTTGCCAGACTGGTAGAAGAGGCAGAGCGGCTTGATGTTGATATGGCATTGGAACCGGTCTACTGGCATCCGTTGGAGGATCTGGAGACAACGGTAGAAGTGTTTGAAAAGATGAACAGCAATCGTCTGAAAATGATCTTTGATCCGGCAAACGTGTTGGAATTCCCGGAGATTGATCAGAATGCTTACTGGAAAGAATGGCTGGGAGCACTGGGACACAAGATCGAAGCAATCCATATGAAAGATTTTGTAGAAGGTCCGAACAAAGAGTATTGTCCGGTCTGTCTTGGTGAAGGTGTGATCCGATACGGGGAAATCGTAAAATGGATGAAGCAGCACAAACCGGATATTGTCGTTGTCAGAGAGGAACTGGATCCAAAGACGGCGCAGAAGGATATTGCGTATATGAGAAGGTTGTGGATGGAGAGTGTTTGA
- a CDS encoding helix-turn-helix domain-containing protein, whose protein sequence is MDVGKQIKKFRQDLKLSQEELASKIFVTRQTISNWENGKNYPDVNSLVMLSQLFNTSLDILVKGDVIEMEKQVEQDDVRRFKRDTVIFTVLIILTVVSAVPLFLYLELSGIVLWLLIAGVMIYYAMRLNKQKRNNDIQTYREILAFMEDKENEQ, encoded by the coding sequence GTGGACGTGGGAAAACAAATAAAAAAATTCAGACAAGATTTAAAACTTTCTCAAGAGGAATTGGCAAGCAAGATTTTTGTAACTCGACAGACAATTTCAAATTGGGAGAATGGGAAGAATTATCCAGATGTGAATAGTCTTGTCATGCTAAGTCAACTTTTCAATACTTCTCTTGATATTCTAGTAAAAGGAGATGTTATCGAAATGGAAAAACAAGTTGAACAAGATGATGTAAGGAGATTTAAGCGAGATACTGTTATTTTTACAGTTTTAATCATTTTAACTGTTGTATCAGCTGTCCCGCTGTTCCTCTATTTAGAATTGTCAGGGATTGTATTATGGCTTTTAATTGCAGGAGTTATGATATATTATGCAATGCGACTGAACAAACAAAAAAGGAACAATGATATTCAGACTTATCGAGAAATCTTAGCATTTATGGAGGATAAGGAAAATGAGCAATGA
- a CDS encoding AraC family transcriptional regulator — protein sequence MHRELLDALSVITEEEQRILDEQRGIDPQLYTEKKELIVDSEKLLKKGKLIQVRPHTRFVNFPKHKHNYVEVIYMCQGTTTHILNGSKVILEAGDLLFLNQNAEQEILPAGEQDIAVNFIVLPEFFDTAFSMMDMEEENALKEFLVGALCGKNDNTSYLYFHVAEILPIQNLVENMVWTIFYDQPNKRRCNQITMGLLLLQLLNHVDRMETGTAAFDRELTGTVFNYIEEHYKNGSLSELAEIMGYDVYWLSREIKKRTGKTYKELLQSRRMRQAAYLLKNSRLPVADIIESVGYDNTSYFFRKFKECYGVSPKMYRDS from the coding sequence ATGCACAGAGAATTGTTGGACGCCTTGTCTGTCATTACAGAGGAAGAGCAGCGGATACTGGATGAACAAAGAGGAATTGATCCACAGCTTTATACAGAGAAAAAGGAACTGATCGTAGACAGCGAAAAATTGTTGAAAAAGGGGAAGCTGATACAGGTGCGTCCCCATACGAGATTTGTTAATTTTCCGAAGCATAAGCACAATTATGTAGAAGTGATCTATATGTGTCAGGGAACAACCACTCACATTCTGAATGGAAGTAAGGTCATTCTGGAGGCGGGGGATCTTCTGTTTTTGAATCAGAATGCAGAACAGGAGATCCTGCCGGCTGGCGAGCAGGATATTGCCGTCAATTTTATTGTGCTTCCGGAGTTTTTTGACACGGCATTTTCCATGATGGATATGGAAGAGGAAAATGCATTGAAAGAATTTCTGGTAGGTGCACTGTGTGGGAAGAATGACAATACTTCCTATCTTTATTTTCATGTGGCAGAGATCCTTCCCATCCAGAATCTGGTGGAAAATATGGTGTGGACCATTTTCTATGATCAGCCAAACAAGAGGCGGTGTAATCAGATCACTATGGGGCTTCTGCTTTTACAGCTTTTAAATCATGTGGATCGAATGGAGACCGGAACTGCAGCATTTGACCGGGAATTGACCGGAACAGTGTTTAACTATATCGAAGAACATTATAAAAACGGCAGTCTTTCCGAGTTAGCGGAGATTATGGGATATGATGTGTATTGGTTAAGCAGGGAGATCAAAAAACGGACCGGAAAAACGTACAAGGAGCTTCTGCAGTCAAGAAGGATGCGGCAGGCAGCATATCTGTTGAAGAACAGCAGGCTTCCGGTGGCAGATATTATAGAGTCAGTGGGATATGATAACACCAGTTATTTTTTTCGGAAATTTAAGGAGTGTTATGGAGTCAGTCCGAAGATGTATCGGGATAGTTGA
- a CDS encoding TRAP transporter small permease: MKIINKILGTVISVLVAVMVLACCWQVITRFLLNDPSQWTEEFLRYALIWMTMLGAPYAYGKDQHLSIRVLVDKFQSKNQIRTKIAVEIIVLILSIAVFIVGGIMVTANSAGQISAALKLPMQVYYVCIPISGCLMVLYCLERLKRWFTELKEGK, translated from the coding sequence ATGAAGATCATAAATAAAATTCTGGGAACAGTGATCTCCGTACTTGTTGCGGTCATGGTTCTTGCCTGTTGCTGGCAGGTTATCACACGATTTCTGTTAAATGATCCAAGTCAGTGGACGGAGGAATTTTTGAGATACGCACTGATCTGGATGACGATGCTTGGGGCACCGTACGCTTATGGAAAAGATCAGCATTTGTCGATTCGTGTGCTGGTGGATAAATTTCAGTCAAAGAATCAGATCCGAACAAAGATCGCAGTAGAGATCATCGTATTGATCTTAAGTATTGCAGTATTTATTGTAGGTGGAATCATGGTAACTGCAAACTCAGCAGGACAGATTTCAGCCGCACTGAAACTTCCGATGCAGGTTTACTATGTATGTATTCCAATCAGTGGATGTCTGATGGTGCTGTATTGTTTGGAGCGTTTGAAAAGATGGTTCACAGAATTAAAGGAGGGAAAATAA
- a CDS encoding HD domain-containing protein has translation MVEEARSFAEKAHEGQFRKGTKRPYIVHPLEVAKIVSTMTDDEEIISAALLHDTLEDCRQVTKEQIKEAFGERVLEMVRQESEDKSKTWVERKSTTIRHLKTAPRAVQMIALADKLSNIRDIDREYPKVGEEFWNRFRMKSKAAMGWYYIGVKDALQEDFAGIPAYEEYKMLVEKIFGSTSDWQRREQNEEDKDHMFCE, from the coding sequence ATGGTAGAGGAAGCCCGAAGCTTTGCAGAAAAAGCACATGAGGGACAGTTTCGAAAGGGAACGAAGCGCCCGTATATTGTACATCCGCTGGAGGTGGCGAAGATTGTGTCAACGATGACGGATGATGAGGAGATTATCAGTGCAGCCTTGCTTCACGATACACTTGAAGACTGCAGGCAGGTGACAAAAGAGCAGATCAAAGAGGCGTTCGGCGAGCGTGTGCTTGAGATGGTCAGGCAGGAGAGTGAGGACAAGTCCAAAACCTGGGTGGAGAGAAAAAGTACGACAATTCGACATTTGAAAACAGCGCCGAGAGCGGTGCAGATGATCGCGCTTGCGGACAAGCTGTCTAATATCCGGGACATTGACCGGGAGTATCCGAAGGTTGGAGAAGAATTCTGGAACCGCTTTCGAATGAAGAGTAAAGCTGCAATGGGCTGGTATTATATTGGGGTGAAAGACGCATTGCAGGAAGATTTTGCAGGAATTCCTGCATATGAAGAATATAAGATGCTGGTAGAAAAAATTTTCGGCAGTACATCAGACTGGCAAAGGAGAGAACAAAATGAAGAAGACAAAGACCATATGTTTTGCGAATAA
- the ymfI gene encoding elongation factor P 5-aminopentanone reductase: MNQKYVLITGASRGIGRACALAFARNHFHVFLNCRHSLDALQQVEKEILDEHGSCTLLPGNAGNPDDVRKMFAIIESICPGLDVLVNNAGISFVGLLQDMSDAQWSEILNTNLSSVFYCCRSAISHMVSQKSGKIINISSMWGTVGASCEAAYSATKSGMNGLTKALAKELAPSNVQVNAIACGVIDTAMNAQFSEEEREALREEIPAGRFADSEEVAALALTLASGHSYLTGQIIGLDGGYI; the protein is encoded by the coding sequence ATGAACCAGAAATATGTACTGATCACCGGTGCATCCCGCGGGATCGGCAGAGCCTGCGCACTTGCATTTGCCAGAAATCATTTTCATGTATTTCTCAACTGCCGGCATTCTCTGGATGCCCTGCAGCAGGTAGAAAAAGAAATCCTTGACGAACACGGTTCCTGCACACTGCTCCCAGGAAATGCAGGTAATCCCGATGATGTGAGAAAGATGTTTGCCATCATCGAATCTATCTGCCCGGGGCTGGATGTGCTGGTCAACAACGCCGGGATTTCCTTTGTCGGCCTTTTGCAGGATATGAGTGATGCCCAGTGGTCCGAGATTTTAAATACCAATCTTTCTTCTGTATTTTACTGCTGCCGCAGCGCCATCAGTCACATGGTCTCTCAGAAAAGCGGAAAGATCATCAACATTTCCTCCATGTGGGGAACCGTCGGTGCCTCCTGCGAGGCTGCTTATTCTGCGACTAAGTCCGGTATGAACGGACTGACAAAGGCTCTTGCGAAAGAACTGGCACCAAGTAATGTACAAGTCAATGCCATTGCGTGCGGAGTGATCGACACTGCTATGAACGCACAGTTTTCGGAAGAAGAACGCGAAGCTTTAAGAGAAGAAATCCCCGCCGGACGCTTTGCCGACAGCGAGGAAGTGGCTGCGCTGGCGCTCACCCTTGCATCCGGTCATTCTTACCTGACCGGACAGATCATTGGCCTGGACGGCGGTTATATTTAA
- a CDS encoding ParA family protein, whose product MKKTKTICFANNKGGSGKSTTCSNVGYGLRELGYKVLLIDGDMQLNLSLSLFDEDQVLAFAQSEKNLYEGLKRQDDLSGYIVHSEYEGLDLIPSSTLMSSIEYELFTKWQREFILRKCLTQIKESGAYDYILIDAPPTLGGWVMNILCASDEIIIPVESTPWGLFGLGNMFEFLEEVRQITPDLKLGGIVITKVDTRKSYFKQTLETLKSLEDVPVFDTYIRVDSGIEWSQDNNAPIMAYKKSSRSAKEYMELTKEIARME is encoded by the coding sequence ATGAAGAAGACAAAGACCATATGTTTTGCGAATAATAAGGGAGGAAGCGGAAAGTCCACGACTTGTTCCAATGTCGGATACGGACTGCGGGAGCTGGGATATAAGGTGCTTCTGATTGATGGAGACATGCAGCTGAACTTGTCTTTATCTCTGTTTGATGAGGATCAGGTGCTTGCGTTTGCGCAGAGTGAAAAGAACCTGTATGAGGGATTGAAGCGCCAGGATGATCTGTCCGGTTATATTGTACATTCGGAATATGAAGGGCTGGATCTGATCCCGTCTTCCACATTAATGAGTTCGATAGAGTATGAATTGTTTACAAAATGGCAGAGGGAGTTTATTCTCCGAAAATGTCTGACACAGATCAAAGAATCGGGAGCGTATGATTACATTCTGATCGACGCGCCTCCGACGTTGGGCGGATGGGTTATGAACATTTTGTGTGCGTCGGATGAGATCATCATTCCGGTAGAATCTACACCATGGGGATTGTTCGGTCTGGGAAATATGTTTGAATTTCTGGAGGAAGTCCGGCAGATCACACCGGATCTGAAACTGGGAGGAATTGTGATCACGAAGGTGGATACCAGAAAGAGTTATTTCAAACAGACATTGGAGACTTTAAAGAGTCTGGAAGATGTGCCCGTATTTGATACCTATATCCGAGTGGACAGCGGGATCGAGTGGTCACAGGATAATAATGCACCGATCATGGCATATAAAAAAAGCAGCCGCAGTGCAAAGGAATATATGGAACTGACGAAAGAAATCGCCAGAATGGAGTAA
- the dctP gene encoding TRAP transporter substrate-binding protein DctP: MKGMKKTIGIVLVIALIAVGIYTFVAVKSETSSEKVQLRMAHGQAADSEIGETIEYLSDLAAEDSSKNLEVDIYPSGVLGAEPSTVEMVQAGVLDMAKVSANTLGQFDERYSIFSLPYLFRDQEHYYNAMANSEGIQELFESTRDKGYIAIGYYANGARNYYLKEDKAVTDPSVLKGKKIRAMVSSTSMEMIELMGGSPVPMASSETYTSLQQGIVDGAENTELALTVDKHEEIVKSYTYTEHQYSPDIYIISTKVWDSLSKEQQEYLKECLVKLNENFVSKYQQMMDDAIEEAQEHGVTVYRDIDKSKFIEAVQPMHEAFESKGDAYKSLYEDIQKYAVAEEEEK, translated from the coding sequence ATGAAGGGAATGAAAAAAACAATAGGGATCGTACTCGTGATCGCATTGATCGCAGTAGGAATTTATACCTTTGTGGCAGTAAAAAGCGAGACAAGCAGTGAAAAGGTGCAGCTTAGAATGGCACATGGACAGGCGGCAGATTCTGAGATCGGAGAGACGATCGAGTATTTATCAGATCTGGCAGCAGAAGACAGTTCCAAGAATCTGGAAGTGGATATTTATCCGAGTGGTGTACTTGGAGCAGAACCTTCTACGGTAGAGATGGTACAGGCAGGCGTATTGGATATGGCGAAAGTAAGCGCCAATACACTGGGACAGTTTGATGAGAGATATTCTATTTTCTCACTGCCATATTTGTTCCGCGATCAGGAACACTATTACAATGCAATGGCAAACAGTGAAGGAATTCAGGAACTGTTTGAATCTACAAGGGACAAAGGATACATTGCAATTGGTTATTATGCAAATGGTGCAAGAAATTATTATCTCAAAGAAGATAAGGCAGTGACAGATCCTTCTGTTCTGAAAGGAAAGAAAATACGTGCCATGGTCAGCAGTACTTCCATGGAGATGATCGAACTGATGGGCGGCTCACCGGTACCGATGGCATCCAGTGAAACGTACACGTCTCTTCAGCAGGGCATCGTAGATGGTGCGGAAAATACAGAGCTGGCACTGACAGTTGACAAACATGAAGAGATTGTAAAATCTTATACATACACAGAGCATCAGTATTCACCGGATATTTACATTATCAGTACGAAAGTCTGGGACAGCTTAAGCAAAGAACAGCAGGAATATTTAAAAGAGTGTCTTGTGAAATTGAATGAGAATTTTGTTTCAAAATATCAGCAGATGATGGATGATGCCATTGAAGAAGCACAGGAGCATGGTGTGACTGTTTACAGAGATATTGATAAGAGTAAATTTATCGAGGCAGTTCAGCCAATGCATGAGGCGTTTGAAAGTAAAGGGGACGCTTACAAGAGCCTCTACGAAGATATTCAAAAATATGCCGTTGCAGAAGAGGAGGAGAAGTAA